Proteins found in one Anoplolepis gracilipes chromosome 7, ASM4749672v1, whole genome shotgun sequence genomic segment:
- the Xpac gene encoding DNA repair protein complementing XP-A cells homolog — translation MASTTASTENDSTKNGSNIDMEKQFKERAERNHQKALLLKKSKIVTHPYARENSESTKGRLLKVQGQRVIDSGGGFLIEENNELEQQMLKIRTEPEPVIGKFNQCEECQQKFGDSYLLQTFDLVVCDKCRDKEGKHSLITKTEAKQEYLLKDCDLDKREPVLKYIVRKNPHNVNWGEMKLYLHLQIEQRALEVWGSEENLLKEKEARDIKREGAKIKKFNKKIKQLRMQVRSSLYDKTIKASHTHEFGEDTYNEEDDTYTHTCTICSYEETYEKM, via the exons atggCTAGTACAACAGCAAGTACAGAAAACGATTCTACTAAAAATGGGAGCAATATCGATATGGAGAAACAATTTAAAGAAAGGGCTGAAAGGAATCATCAGAAAGcacttttgttaaaaaagtCTAAGATCGTAACTCATCCATATGCAAG AGAAAATAGTGAGTCTACAAAAGGAAGATTACTGAAAGTTCAAGGGCAACGTGTTATTGATAGTGGTGGAGGTTTCctaatagaagaaaataatgaattagaGCAACAaatg ctGAAGATTAGAACAGAACCAGAACCTGTTATTGGTAAATTTAATCAGTGTGAAGAATGCCAACAGAAATTTGGGGATTCGTATCTTTTGCAAACATTTGATCTAGTTGTCTGTGATAAATGCAg AGATAAAGAGGGAAAGCACTCTTTAATTACCAAGACAGAAGCTAAACAAGAGTACTTACTGAAAGATTGTGATCTTGATAAGCGGGAGCCTGTGCTGAAGTATATCGTGCGAAAGAATCCTCACAATGTGAACTGGGGTGAGATGAAGTTATATCTTCATTTGCAGATAGAGCAAAGGGCTTTAGAAGTATGGGGTTCGGAAGAAAATCTgctgaaagagaaagaagccCGCGATATAAAGCGAGAGGGAGCCaagatcaaaaaatttaacaaaaag ATCAAACAATTGCGAATGCAAGTGAGAAGCTCGTTGTACGATAAAACGATAAAAGCATCTCACACTCACGAATTTGGAGAAGATACATACAATGAAGAGGatgatacatatacacatacttgCACAATATGCAGTTATGAAgaaacatatgaaaaaatgtga
- the Hmgcr gene encoding 3-hydroxy-3-methylglutaryl-coenzyme A reductase yields MLTRIFEMHGRFCAGHPLEVIVTTFTLTACMLNMETGTRRAHEKGLSDATYCNQSRCNTTDLKAADIILMTIIRCLAILFTYYHFRNLQRMGSKYILGIAGLFSVFSSVVYTTSVVNFGHSDVADLKDALFFFLLLIDLSKAATLAQCALNSRSQEEVKANIARGMSLLGPTITLDTLVETLLISIGSLSGVRRLEILCTIACLGVIVNYIVFMTFYPACLSLILELSRGSNNMGRLSADRIFIMQPLNEEDQKPNPVVERVKMIMIAGLFIVHANSRWSLKGEKSEYAADMTTSTSSNAVLNGSDHSENSRIEESLMSWLLPSADYVVISILLLALVVKFIFFEDRNDMIAKQLRFQREERETITEEKTESVHHDGSMSPNTIMNMSLRQRFSIATLPAIQQSISPLSSGWIEVDNDTYVECVDKEVQTDAMYHELISENDSSLKKSEVPRSIEDCLEIYKSEIGANALTDEEVIQLVKHKHIAAYQLEKAVGDMERGVGIRRLIVSSAGKFTEEMADLPYKNYDYNKVLGSCCENVIGYVPVPVGIAGPLLIDGQLYHVPMATTEGCLVASTNRGSRALIKCGVTSRIVDDGMTRGPVVRFPSIVRASEAMSWMQQTENFQEMKRSFDQTSRFARLTKIHVRIAGRYLFVRFVAKTGDAMGMNMLSKGTEKSLQTVQTHFTDMEILSLSGNFCTDKKPAAVNWIEGRGKSVVCEAIVPADVVTDVLKTSVHALVDVNISKNMIGSAVAGSVGGFNAHAANIVTAIFIATGQDPAQNVGSSNCMTLMEPWGTEGEDLYVSCTMPSIEIGTVGGGTGLPAQGACLAMLGVKGAHIEEPGHNASKLARIVCATVLAGELSLMAALTAGHLVKSHLRHNRSAVLINNSMNTTYGNNDGSENLCVPNVLPIGIIAEPKKKYLT; encoded by the exons ATGTTGACGCGCATATTCGAGATGCACGGCCGGTTTTGCGCCGGTCATCCCTTGGAAGTCATTGTGACGACCTTCACTTTGACAGCGTGCATGCTCAACATGGAGACCGGAACTAGACGAGCTCACGAAAAAGGCCTATCCGATGCTACGTATTGCAATCAAAGCAGATGCAATACTACG GATCTAAAAGCAGCTGACATTATACTGATGACGATAATACGTTGCTTGGCGATACTATTCACTTATTATCATTTCCGCAATTTACAAAGAATGggatctaaatatattttag GTATCGCCGGCCTGTTTAGTGTATTTTCTAGCGTAGTGTACACCACCAGCGTGGTGAATTTTGGCCATAGCGACGTCGCGGATTTGAA agatgctttattcttctttctccttcttatTGATCTTTCCAAGGCCGCGACCTTAGCGCAGTGTGCACTGAACTCACGAAGTCAAGAGGAAGTCAAGGCGAACATCGCGCGCGGCATGTCTCTGTTAGGACCGACCATCACTTTGGACACCCTTGTGGAAACCCTCCTGATCAGTATAGGATCCCTATCGGGTGTCAGAAGGTTGGAGATTCTCTGCACAATCGCGTGCCTTGGAGTGATAgtcaattatattgttttcatgaCATTTTATCCGGCATGTTTGTCACTTATATTGgag cttTCTCGCGGAAGTAACAATATGGGCCGGCTGAGCGCAgacagaatatttataatgcagCCATTAAACGAGGAGGATCAGAAGCCGAATCCTGTAGTGGAACGAGTCAAGATGATCATGATTGCCGGCTTATTTATAGTTCACGCCAATAG TCGCTGGTCTCTTAAGGGTGAGAAAAGCGAATACGCGGCGGACATGACTACATCCACGAGTTCAAATGCAGTATTAAACGGTTCCGATCATAGTGAAAACTCCAGAATAGAAGAATCTTTAATGAGTTGGCTATTGCCCAGCGCGGATTATGTCGTGATATCAATTCTGTTATTGGCACTGGTCGTAAAGTTCATCTTCTTCGAAGATAGGAACGACATGATTGCCAAACAACTAAGATTCCAGCGAGAGGAAAGAGAAACAATAACGGAGGAGAAAACGGAAAGCGTCCATCACGATGGCTCTATGAGTCCGAATACAATCATGAATATGTCATTGCGACAACGGTTCAGCATTGCAACCCTGCCGGCGATCCAACAGTCAATCTCTCCTCTGTCTAGTGGATGGATCGAGGTCGACAATGACACCTATGTGGAATGTGTCGACAAAGAAGTGCAAACTGACGCGATGTATCACGAGTTAATTAGCGAGAACGATTCCTCACTGAAAAAATCTGAAGTTCCTAGAAGTATAGAAGACTGTCTTGAGATATATAAGTCTGAa ATCGGAGCTAACGCGTTAACGGACGAGGAAGTGATACAACTAGTGAAACATAAACATATAGCTGCATACCAATTGGAAAAAGCAGTAGGTGACATGGAACGCGGCGTTGGTATCAGACGTCTCATTGTGAGCTCCGCCGGCAAGTTTACCGAAGAAATGGCTGATTTACCGTACAAAAATTATGACTACAATAAAGTACTGGGTTCCTGTTGCGAAAACGTGATTGGCTATGTGCCAGTGCCAGTTGGTATCGCCGGGCCATTGCTAATAGATGGTCAGCTGTATCATGTACCGATGGCTACGACCGAGGGTTGCCTAGTGGCCTCCACGAATCGTGGTAGCCGTGCGCTCATCAAGTGCGGTGTAACTAGTCGCATAGTGGATGACGGCATGACCCGCGGACCGGTGGTGCGATTCCCAAGCATCGTACGTGCAAGCGAGGCAATGTCGTGGATGCAACAAACAGAGAATTTTCAGGAAATGAAGAGGAGCTTTGATCAAACTAGTCGTTTCGCCCGTCTAACAAAGATTCATGTACGAATTGCTGGCCGATATCTATTTGTACGTTTTGTCGCGAAAACCGGCGATGCTATGGGTATGAATATGTTATCAAAAGGAACAGAAAAATCCTTACAAACAGTACAGACCCATTTTACAGACATGGAGATACTTTCCCTCAGTGGAAACTTTTGCACCGACAAAAAACCTGCTGCCGTCAATTGGATCGAAGGCAGGGGCAAAAGCGTAGTATGCGAAGCGATCGTACCCGCGGATGTCGTGACCGACGTGCTGAAAACGTCGGTGCATGCACTAGTCGATGTTAACATCAGCAAGAACATGATCGGTTCTGCCGTAGCAGGTAGCGTGGGCGGCTTCAACGCTCATGCTGCTAATATTGTTACCGCAATTTTTATTGCTACCGGACAGGATCCCGCGCAGAATGTTGGTAGCAGTAACTGTATGACACTGATGGAACCATGGGGCACCGAGGGTGAAGATCTATATGTGTCGTGTACAATGCCCAGCATAGAAATTGGCACGGTGGGTGGCGGTACGGGTCTACCGGCGCAAGGCGCGTGCTTAGCGATGCTGGGAGTAAAGGGAGCGCATATAGAGGAACCCGGCCACAATGCCAGCAAACTCGCCCGAATCGTTTGCGCCACTGTACTCGCTGGAGAATTATCCTTAATGGCCGCACTAACAGCAGGACATTTAGTTAAGAGTCATTTGAGACATAACAG ATCAGCtgtgttaattaataactCAATGAATACAACTTATGGCAATAATGACGGCAGCGAAAACTTATGTGTGCCAAACGTTTTGCCGATCGGAATCATCGCTGAgcctaaaaagaaatatttaacttaa